TCGCGGACACGTTCGTAGGGCAGCAGCTGGTACTGCGACAGATACACCGCATGCGCTTTCAAGCGGGGACCATACTGCACCGGACGATCAACACCGGCCGGGAATGGCGCTGTGACGCGTTGCCCCTGTTCGTTCTCCAGGATCTCGGCCTGGTACTCGGTCACGAAGCGGCTGATATCCAGATCGAAGACCTGACGCTTTTCATAGCCGACCACGCGGAATGCGCTGCCCTTAGGCAGGGTGCGCCGGTCGACCTTCACGGTCTTGATCGCATCCGGCTCCTCGACCCGTTGCAGCGTCTTGCCAATACGGCCAGGCTGTCCGCCCGGTTTACGCTCACCTTTACTGCGGCTCTTCTTGGGCCGGTTCGGATCCTGGGAGGGCGGCGTACTGCTGTTGGTACTGTTCGTGTTGAGCCGGCCGGTCATCATCTGGATCAGCACCATCATCATCTCAATGGCTGCGCGCAGAGATGGCGAGAGTGTCTTGTCGTCCTGGAGCTGTTGTCTGACGTTCGCCAAGATGGCGTCGACATCCATATTGCTGATCTTCATGAGCCTGAGTATCGTCGATTGATGGCCTATTATCGCACGACTTTTTCAGGTCAAATTTTTCGCTTTGTGTGCGGATCTGAGCAACTTTTACATTGCTCCCACGCTCCGAGACATAGAGCTCCGCCAGACGCCACAGAGTGGCGGTACGGCACCTTGAGGCAGGCTTTAAAGCGAAATACCGACTGTCACTGGACTGGGAGATATTTTGACAAAAAACCTGTCAAGAACTTTTTGCAGGAACTTGAGCTGAATAGTTACGATTCAGCTAATACCAGCACACTATCCAACAGCTGATCAAATTCGGCCACATACTGTCGCAATGTCTGCAGGTTGGTTTTGACATAGCAGACCGGGTTATTGATCTCATGCGCTACGCCGGCCACCAAACGCCCCAGCGTGGCCATTTTTTCCGACTGAATCAGCTGCTGCTGCCTACTATGCAGTTCGGCATGATAATCCGGATGCTCGAGAGGCTTCTTACTCATCTTCCGCCTCCTTGGCATCATTCATACTACCACTGCGCAACTTGAGTGCCATATTCAAAATCTCAGTGGCGGGCTCACAATCAGCAGGCGGTTCCGGGTCAAGTTGGTGTTGAACGGCCTCAATCACGTCCGACTCAAACCCCCACAACTCCAGTAGATAGGCACTGGCCAGACTGTATTCTTGAGGATCATCACCCAGCACCAGCATACCAATGTTATGCAGCAGCGCACTCACCACGGCCAGATTACGTACAGTCTTGTTGACACCACGGCTATCACATAATGCCCCCACCTGCTCGGCCAACAGCATCGCCTCTCGCATCAAACGATCGCCCAATGCTCGCGGGACCTGACTGTCGTGCTGGTACAGCTCTATGATCAAAACCAGATTATGGATGGTCTGCAGCCCCAGCCGCATCACGGCCACTTCAACATCATGGGTACGTGAGTTGAAACCAAAGAAGGGGGAATTTACCAGTTGCAGCACACGACTCAACAACACCTGATCGTGCCGAATGAGCTCGGCCACTTCAGCCACGCTGGGCTCCTGCTGCTCCAGAACTTGGGTGATCTGTTGATACACCTCCGGCAGTACAGGGAGGCTATCCTGTCGGCCAAGGCGGCTGCGCAAACCGTCACTCAAGGGCAGTTGATGCAGTACACGCGCCCGTGTCAGCAAGTCATCAATAACCTCACGCTCAAAGGGCTTGCGGATGACCAGATGCGCTGCAGCCGTTGCCTTGAGCGCACTCTCCATCTGAGCATCGCCGCTCAGGAGTACGCGAATGGTATCCGGCACCGTATGCGCGGCCTGCCCCAGCAGTTCAATGCCGTCCATTTCGGCCATATGCCGATCCACAACCAGGACCCAGGGCCTTAATGTCTTCAACTGTTCCAGCGCTTCCTTGGGCGAGCTGAAAAAAAACATCTCCCAGTCACGATGACTCAGGCGCAACAGGCGCCGCAGCGCATTGAGCACACCGGGTTCGTTATCAACAAAGACTATGCAAGGCGCATTCATGTGCCGTCCCTTTCACTGCAAATAAAAAACGAGTCTTTCACATCAGGCCAACTTGGACGCCTGTAACGGCAACAGGCGCTCAACCGTTGTGGTGAGTGCTTCATTATCAAACGGCTTGGACAGCACGGCATCGGCACCTTCATCCCGTGCACGCTGGAGTGACTGCTGATCAAGCGCTGAAATCACGACGACCTTGATATGTTCGGTTTCGGGGGTGGAGCGGATGAACCTCAGCACATCATAGCCACTGACACCGGGCATGCGCAGATCCAGCGTCACCAGTGCTGGCTGGTACTTGATCAGCAGGCTGCCGCCCTGAAAGCCATCCAAAGCGGTTTCGGTCTCATAATCGGCAGCTCTTAAAATACGGGCAATGGAGCGGGCTACTGCCGCTTCATCATCGATTATCAGTACACGCCGGTTGTCATCAGCCGCCAGCTCAGCAGGAATGGGCATCTCATGCTCGTGCAGAAACCGGATGAAGTCTTCAACACGTACGCGATTGTTACCTCGCCCGGGAAGCTTGAACCCCTTGAGTGCACCACGATCGATCCAGCGAATGACCGTTCGCAGATTCACGTCGCACATCTTAGCAATGTCACCCGTGGTGAGTGTTTTCATTTCATTCCCGACCTGGTTGTTCAGCGGCTAAATACAGTATTAGCACATGTGCGCAATATGACATTTGCGACAAATCGACACAAGTCCCGCGAGCGGGATTTAATCCGTCCTGCCTGCCTTATGAAGAATTCTCGCAGCACGTTCGAAATCAAACATGCCCAGTGCCGACACTATTCGCTCATAGTCTTTACCGAGCATTTTGCGAAAAGCGACCGACTCCCGGCTAAAGAGTTGAGTCGCATTAAAATCATCGGTAGTCAGCAATACCTGGAGGCTGTCATAGAGCGACTGCTCATGCTCTGACCACTGGCGTGATGCCGTTTTGGCCTCTTTGTCCTGAGCAGGCTTTGCACTATTTTCCAACCAGTCTGACAAGGCGCGTAATAACCCATCAACGCCTGCCAGCAGAAAGTCCGGCGGCTCAGGCATGACGGCAGACTCACCCTGAGCCTGTCGCAAGCGGTGCTCAAACGCCTGTGCCTGGGAGGCCAGCTCAGTTGCTCCGATTTGGGCGGCACTGCCCTTCAGGGTATGTACCAGTCGCACAGACAGTTCTAGATCATTCTCGTGCAA
This DNA window, taken from Marinobacterium iners, encodes the following:
- a CDS encoding histidine kinase dimerization/phospho-acceptor domain-containing protein yields the protein MSKKPLEHPDYHAELHSRQQQLIQSEKMATLGRLVAGVAHEINNPVCYVKTNLQTLRQYVAEFDQLLDSVLVLAES
- a CDS encoding HDOD domain-containing protein translates to MNAPCIVFVDNEPGVLNALRRLLRLSHRDWEMFFFSSPKEALEQLKTLRPWVLVVDRHMAEMDGIELLGQAAHTVPDTIRVLLSGDAQMESALKATAAAHLVIRKPFEREVIDDLLTRARVLHQLPLSDGLRSRLGRQDSLPVLPEVYQQITQVLEQQEPSVAEVAELIRHDQVLLSRVLQLVNSPFFGFNSRTHDVEVAVMRLGLQTIHNLVLIIELYQHDSQVPRALGDRLMREAMLLAEQVGALCDSRGVNKTVRNLAVVSALLHNIGMLVLGDDPQEYSLASAYLLELWGFESDVIEAVQHQLDPEPPADCEPATEILNMALKLRSGSMNDAKEAEDE
- a CDS encoding response regulator, translating into MKTLTTGDIAKMCDVNLRTVIRWIDRGALKGFKLPGRGNNRVRVEDFIRFLHEHEMPIPAELAADDNRRVLIIDDEAAVARSIARILRAADYETETALDGFQGGSLLIKYQPALVTLDLRMPGVSGYDVLRFIRSTPETEHIKVVVISALDQQSLQRARDEGADAVLSKPFDNEALTTTVERLLPLQASKLA